In one Molothrus ater isolate BHLD 08-10-18 breed brown headed cowbird chromosome 6, BPBGC_Mater_1.1, whole genome shotgun sequence genomic region, the following are encoded:
- the LOC118686952 gene encoding LOW QUALITY PROTEIN: serine/threonine-protein kinase pim-1-like (The sequence of the model RefSeq protein was modified relative to this genomic sequence to represent the inferred CDS: deleted 1 base in 1 codon), whose amino-acid sequence MARLQKALLALQLLPAPPWARKPRAAAPAVVKSRVQPTRPGTATVPPCPAAAGLLQPPVRAARARLCRWPARRLRGSGRCPARSREQVRAARPAGAWPAALTGTGGFLGAGLMARSRPLAGQKKELQELYKLGPQLGSGGCGTVFSGIRLSDGSPVAIKRVARESVLQWDQLPDGTRVPMEIVLMEKVGSDCYNIIQLLDWFELPDSFVLVLERPEAWQDLLQFLLEQEFLCEEMARWLFVQVLEAVRHCTACGVLHRDIKPENLLVDPESGDLKLIDFGCGTFLQERAYTRFAGTHAYSPPEWICLGCYHGHAATVWSLGVLLYVMVCGTLPFEDDHAIVLGQLFFWQQVSPECQHLIRCCLAKNPADRPELEEILRHPWVQGRRF is encoded by the exons ATGGCACGGCTTCAGAAAGCCCTGCTGGctttgcagctgctcccagcaccccccTGGGCGAGGAAGCCTCGGGCTGCAGCCCCGGCCGTGGTCAAGAGCAGAGTCCAGCCCACGAGGCCGGGGACAGCGACGGTGCCGCCGTGCCCCGCTGCAGCGGGGCTCCTGCAGCCGCCTGTGCGCGCTGCCCGGGCCCGGCTCTGCCGCTGGCCAGCCCGTCGGCTGCGGGGCAGTGGCCGCTGCCCGGCGCgcagcagggagcaggtgaGAGCGGCGCGGCCCGCGGGGGCCTGGCCCGCTGCACTCACGGGCACTGGGGGCTTCCTGGGCGCGGGGCTGATGGCTCGCTCTCGGCCTTTGGCAGGGCAaaagaaggagctgcaggagctgtacAAGCTGGGCCCGCAGCTGGGCAGCGGTGGCTGCGGCACCGTTTTCTCGGGCATCCGCCTCTCCGACGGGAGCCCG GTGGCCATCAAACGCGTGGCCCGGGAGAGCGTCCTGCAGTGGGACCAGCTG CCCGACGGCACCCGCGTGCCCATGGAGATCGTGCTGATGGAGAAGGTGGGCTCTGACTGCTACAACATCATCCAGCTCCTCGACTGGTTCGAGCTGCCTGACAGCTtcgtgctggtgctggagcgTCCGGAGGCATGGCAGGATctcctgcagttcctgctggagcaggagttCCTGTGCGAGGAGATGGCGCGCTGGCTTTTCGTCCAGGTGCTGGAGGCCGTGCGGCACTGCACCGCCTGCGGCGTCCTGCACCGGGACATCAAGCCGGAGAACCTCCTCGTGGACCCGGAGAGCGGCGACCTGAAGCTCATCGACTTCGGCTGTGGCACCTTCCTCCAGGAGCGGGCCTACACGCGCTTTGCCG GAACGCACGCCTACAGCCCGCCCGAGTGGATCTGTCTGGGCTGCTACCACGGCCATGCGGCCACCGTCTGGTCCCTGGGCGTGCTGCTGTACGTCATGGTCTGTGGCACCCTCCCCTTTGAGGACGACCATGCCATcgtgctggggcagctcttcTTCTGGCAGCAGGTCTCTCCAG AGTGCCAGCACCTGATCCGCTGCTGTTTGGCCAAGAAC CCTGCGGACAGGCCGGAGCTGGAGGAGATCTTGCGCCAcccctgggtgcagggcaggcGTTTTTGA